The Silene latifolia isolate original U9 population chromosome Y, ASM4854445v1, whole genome shotgun sequence sequence agtttggcgcccaccgtggggcatagtggtcaTATTATAAGTTAACCTTCCAAGCAGTAAGCCCAACATGTCCGGATCAGATCAGAACACCTCCAGCACCCCAGGTTCCATCTCGCAACCACCCGTGGTGCAATTCCTTCCAGCAGCAACAGGGGTGATAAGGTCACCAGCCCTCAACAGCAGGATGGTTACCACCAGTCTGCCAGTTAAAACAACATTGGTACCAGCTAAGCCACCGCAATCGCCCAAAACCTTAGATGTGGGAGGAGGGCGCACGAGTAAGGTACCCGGAGTATTGAGCCAGAAAAATACTAGTAGGGAAAGCAGCCCAGTCAGATAAGGAGGAAAATCGGTGGTCCCTCAGCATGCTGGAGTAACACCACCAGATGCGTAGCAGCACCTACTCCATGGTATGGATACTTTACATCGTGCCGTGAAGAACTTATATTACAGAAGGACAATGAGATCCTACAAAGGGATAACTAGGCCTTAAAAGACAGGATGGATGCGGCATCTTGGGATGGGGTGCCCCAGCAAGTGGCAGAACATACGCCAGATCGGAAGGTGCTCAGAGGGAACGAGGGAAGACCCTTCCTATAGGAACTCGTCACCAGGCTAGATTTGGGGGTGGTGTCACCACCAGGAGTAACACATCCACCAAGAATAATGCCACTAGGGGTGATGCCACAAGGGGTGATACCACCACCAAGAATGATGCCTCCAACAAGAATGGCGCTACCAGCAGGAGCAATCGAATCAATAGGATTGGGGGTCTTAACACTCGGTTTCACCCCGCCATTCGGCAGCAATCCGCCAGTACTGGGAAATCCGCAGGGTGAACTCTTGGTAACTATTGCTCTCTCAGGGGTGAATGTATACAGCCAGCAGGTACTGGACGCACAGTTCACACCAATTGTCAACGCGACCCCCATTGTCCATCAACTATGCAGTTCCACCGTATGGAATGGGGTAAAACCCAGGAGGAACGCCCGCAGTTGGCAACCCTTTTGGCTTCTATTCGTCAGTTCATAACATACCACTGGGAGCAAGTACTCCAGTGGAACAGCAATTGCAGGAGATCAGAGGCCATGCTCAGCAAGGTACCAGGAATGCCCAGGTCGATGAAGATAGTAGCACTTGAGAGTTATGCAGATTCCCCCTTTGTGGACAACATAGCACTCGTCAGCATGCCAAAGGGGTTTAGTTCGCCAACTATGACCTTATATGACGGGGCGGCTGACACGTTTGACCAAATCAACCAATACAAGAAAAAGATGATAGTGGTAACGACCACTGGCTCCCTGAAGAAGGCATGTATGTGTAAAGGTTTCGGAGCAACTTTGTCTGGGGCAGCACTACAATGGGTTGTAAGCTTACCCAACATATCCATCTCCACCTTTGCAGATCTGATCAATGACTTTAACCAACAATTCGCCAGTAGCCGCAAGCCTGAAAAACAAACGAGCGACTTGTACCGAGTGGTCCAAAGATTTAAGGAATACACTTGGGACTGCTTGAACAGGTTTAACAAGGAGAAAGTATCTATCCCCAGGTATGACATACCCACAACGATAGAAGCGTTCCGGCAGGGGCTCCACTAGGATTCTGACCTGTACAGGAACCTCACTAAGTACCCTTGTACCACCTTTGAGGCCGTACAGGAAAAAGCATTGGCTGCCATCCGCTTAGAGGAAGATGAGTCTAGAAGGCACCTGTACGATACACAGCGTACCAGCAGGAAAGCCCCTATGGAGAAAAAAAGCGAAAGATCTAAGCCGTACAGCAAGAACACCGTGAACAAAATAACTAGAGATGTAGATTGGACAGAAAGTGCCAACTTGCCTTCCAAGTTGGGTGAGTACGATTTCACCACTGGGATAGCAGGAATACTAAAGGCGCTCAGGGAGCTCGGGGGAAGAGCCAGATGGCCCAAAAAGCCGATACCCCGAGAGAACGACAAAAAGGACGCTAGTAGGATGTGCCCCGGAAAATTATGTGGTCTTGCTCAAGGAGATAAAACACCTCAAGTGAGCAGGGTGCCTTGATCATTTGCTACCAAAAGGGCCCAAATCCGCGAAAGTGAATCAGCAGAATAGGTTCTCCCTTCACCATCCCCACTGTATTCTAGAGTCGTGAATGTTATCACAGGAGGATCCGAAATATGTGGGCTGACCAACTCAGCAGCAAAACGCCATGCCACCGAGACTGAAGGGGACAAGCCGGAATTCTCCTGCCAGATCAGCAGGAAGGACTTGGCCGCAGTAACATTTGACGAGGTTGACGCCCCGGATGAGGGAGAAAAACATCACGACGTCTTGATAATCACCCTTTCAATAGGTAACTGCCTGGTAAGGAAAATCCTGGTTGATATCGGAAGCTCTGTTAACCTTATAATGTTGGAAACTCTGAAAAACATGGGGTTCATAGAGAAAGACTTGCTGAAAAAGACCGTGGCTCTAGTAGGGTTCAGTGGGGAAATGAAACACTCCGTGGAAGAAATCGTGGTCCCCACCTACGccggaggagtcaacaagcaggtAAGGTACTTGGTCATTGACGGCCTGTCCACTTACAATGTAATCCTTAGAAGGCCATGGATCCATAAGATGAAGGCGGTACCATCCATGTACCACCAGAGTCTGAAGTTCCCTACACCATGAGGAGTATAGGAGATACGCGGAGATCAGGCAGAGGCTAGAGACTGCTACAAAGATGCCTTAAAACATACCACAAACCccccagcatagcaattacagaaactGTATGTCCAGAGGGAGTACATTGAGCCTCCACAATCAGAACTTGATGAGGTAAACCTGGACGGACAACACCCGGAATGAACCGTGCTGATTGGGTCAAATTGTACAGGTAATATTTGCTAACAGTTACTTGAATTTCTGCGAACTAACATGGACTGAATGTTGACGCAAGTTATCAGCCGATACAACataaaagaagaaagtttgcaccAGAAAGAAATGAGGTGATCAATCAGGAGGTAGACAACCTGCTAGCAGTAGAGAAGATCAGGGAGGTCAAGTACCCGGAATGGCTCTCTAACGTGGTAGGAGTGCCcaataagaacaacaattgaAGGATGTGCGTGGACTTCACGGCTCTGAATAAGGCATCCCCCAAGGACACGTTCCCCCTGCCGCACATAGATCCAATGGTGGATGCAACTGCAGGGCACGAAATGCTCACCTTTCTAGATGCATAGAGCGATTACAACCAGAATAAAATGCATCCGGATGATCAGGAGAAAACAGCCTTCAAATCCGAGAGAGGCCTGTACTACTACA is a genomic window containing:
- the LOC141629677 gene encoding uncharacterized protein LOC141629677, with product MQFHRMEWGKTQEERPQLATLLASIRQFITYHWEQVLQWNSNCRRSEAMLSKVPGMPRSMKIVALESYADSPFVDNIALVSMPKGFSSPTMTLYDGAADTFDQINQYKKKMIVVTTTGSLKKACMCKGFGATLSGAALQWVVSLPNISISTFADLINDFNQQFASSRKPEKQTSDLYRVVQRFKEYTWDCLNRFNKEKVSIPRNLTKYPCTTFEAVQEKALAAIRLEEDESRRHLYDTQRTSRKAPMEKKSERSKPYSKNTVNKITRDVDWTESANLPSKLGGSEICGLTNSAAKRHATETEGDKPEFSCQISRKDLAAVTFDEVDAPDEGEKHHDVLIITLSIGNCLVRKILVDIGSSVNLIMLETLKNMGFIEKDLLKKTVALVGFSGEMKHSVEEIVVPTYAGGVNKQVRYLVIDGLSTYNVILRRPWIHKMKAVPSMYHQSLKFPTP